From Arcobacter lacus, one genomic window encodes:
- the trpB gene encoding tryptophan synthase subunit beta: MNKSYLESMPDANGFFGKFGGSFIPPELEKPFEEIKKAYEELKNSPKFIEELKYVRKHYQGRPTPISFAKNLTNYCGGAKIYLKREDLNHTGAHKLNHCMAEVILAKHLGKKKVIAETGAGQHGVALATAAAYFGLECEIHMGEVDIAKEHPNVVRMKILGAKVVPATHGLKTLKEAVDSAFEAYLADTQNSIYCIGSVVGPHPFPMMVRDFQSVIGFEAREQFLEHEGKLPDAVAACVGGGSNAMGIFSGFIDDKQVELYGVEPMGKGDKIGEHSASLTYGEEGIMHGFNSIMLKDKDGNPAPVYSIGSGIDYPSVGPEHAYLKETGRSKVGLCDDNEAVDAFYKLSQLEGIIPALESAHAVGFAMKLAKTLDKEKTILVSLSGRGDKDIDFVINNYPIPNSKF; the protein is encoded by the coding sequence ATGAACAAATCATATTTAGAAAGTATGCCTGATGCTAATGGTTTTTTTGGTAAATTTGGAGGTTCATTTATTCCTCCTGAATTAGAAAAACCTTTTGAAGAAATCAAAAAAGCCTATGAAGAATTAAAAAATTCTCCTAAATTTATAGAAGAATTAAAATATGTAAGAAAACACTATCAAGGAAGACCAACTCCAATCTCATTTGCAAAAAATCTGACAAACTATTGTGGTGGAGCAAAAATATATTTAAAAAGAGAAGATTTAAATCATACTGGTGCTCATAAATTAAACCATTGTATGGCTGAAGTAATCTTAGCAAAACATCTTGGAAAGAAAAAAGTAATTGCTGAAACAGGAGCTGGTCAACACGGTGTTGCACTTGCAACAGCTGCTGCTTATTTTGGGCTTGAATGTGAAATTCATATGGGTGAAGTTGATATTGCAAAAGAGCATCCAAATGTAGTTAGAATGAAAATTCTAGGAGCAAAAGTTGTTCCAGCAACTCATGGACTTAAAACTTTAAAAGAAGCTGTTGATTCAGCTTTTGAAGCATATTTAGCAGATACACAAAACTCTATTTATTGTATTGGTTCTGTTGTTGGTCCTCATCCATTTCCTATGATGGTAAGAGATTTCCAAAGTGTTATTGGGTTTGAAGCACGTGAGCAATTTTTAGAACATGAAGGGAAACTTCCAGATGCCGTTGCTGCTTGTGTTGGTGGTGGAAGTAATGCTATGGGAATTTTCTCTGGATTTATTGATGATAAACAAGTTGAACTTTATGGTGTTGAACCAATGGGGAAAGGTGATAAAATAGGAGAACACTCAGCATCTTTAACTTATGGAGAAGAAGGAATTATGCATGGATTCAACTCTATTATGTTAAAAGATAAAGATGGAAACCCAGCTCCTGTTTACTCTATTGGAAGTGGGATTGATTATCCAAGTGTTGGACCAGAACACGCTTATTTAAAAGAAACAGGAAGAAGTAAAGTGGGACTTTGTGATGATAATGAAGCTGTTGATGCATTTTATAAATTATCTCAACTAGAGGGAATCATTCCTGCTTTAGAGTCAGCTCATGCAGTTGGATTTGCTATGAAATTAGCAAAAACTTTAGATAAAGAAAAAACTATTTTAGTGAGTCTTAGTGGTCGTGGAGATAAAGATATTGATTTTGTTATCAATAATTATCCTATCCCAAATTCAAAATTTTAA